The DNA region TGGCTTCTCAATCTCGCTCTCCAACCTGCGCACACAAGAAAACCCCGCGCGAAATGGCGGGGTTTTTGTTAACTACTGGAACCGAGATAGGCATCTGAGACGTCCCGCCTTCCTGCGGAGTGTCCCGCCGTCACTTCGATTTCATCACGGGCTTCACCGTCGAGTCGGGGCCAGTCATCCCCAGCCGCAGCCTGTGCAGCCAGTTGAAAGGCTTCCACGGCTTCATGCTGATTGGGCGGCTGAAAGCCGGTATGTTCTACATACATGCGATGGAACCGCTCATGGCGGTTGCTGTGCAGCGTCCACCCGCTTTCCCGCTTGGTGAACCCGCAAACCCTGGCCGCGTAGGACAGTTTTTCCTGCCATTTATCACCCATCCCGCTCGGCATGAGGTTATGAATCCCCGGCCTGTCAGATTGGCTGACGTAAGGCAACGCCCGTTCCAGAGCTTCCTGCTGCCTGTCGGACAAATTGTGCAGCGTCCTGGGCCGTCCTCCTTTCGTTCCGTACCGGACGAGCAGGCTGCGGCTTTCCCTGTTCCAGTCGGCTACCAGATCGACTTTGGCCGCTTCTTCGCGTCGGAGCCCCAGTTCATATTGCAGGCGAATCTGAGCAGCACAACGGGGACCGTGCTCGTATGACGATTCGGTTTCCAGTTTGACGATTGCCCCCAAGACGAATTCAGGGGCAACCGCCTTGCTGTTGGCGTTGGCAATGGTCCCGCGCCTGACATCGAAGACGTCGTTGCTCGGGCTGATGCCGGTGTTGCCATATGCTTCGCACAGGTGACGGGCTGCCGAAAAGATTTCGGCGATTCGCCCGTCACCCGTTCCTTCGTCTTTCATTTGCCGCGCAACCGCCGCAAAGTGCTTGTTGGAAATCTTGGACCACTTGCGAACACCAAATCCCGCATGGCGAAGCCGTTTTGCAAAGGCCTTGGCATTCTGGCGAATCCTGTATTGTTTCGATTTGGGGCCGGACAGGGTTGCCCTGTTCGTGCCCAGTACCAGACTGATGGATTTCATATGGATCTCCTTCTTGAAGTTCGGGGCAGTGCCCCGGGACAAAGCAGGTCGGACCTTCCCCGTTTGCCGGAGAATGACCTGCCTATGGCGCGA from Maridesulfovibrio bastinii DSM 16055 includes:
- a CDS encoding integrase domain-containing protein; the protein is MKSISLVLGTNRATLSGPKSKQYRIRQNAKAFAKRLRHAGFGVRKWSKISNKHFAAVARQMKDEGTGDGRIAEIFSAARHLCEAYGNTGISPSNDVFDVRRGTIANANSKAVAPEFVLGAIVKLETESSYEHGPRCAAQIRLQYELGLRREEAAKVDLVADWNRESRSLLVRYGTKGGRPRTLHNLSDRQQEALERALPYVSQSDRPGIHNLMPSGMGDKWQEKLSYAARVCGFTKRESGWTLHSNRHERFHRMYVEHTGFQPPNQHEAVEAFQLAAQAAAGDDWPRLDGEARDEIEVTAGHSAGRRDVSDAYLGSSS